In Gemmatimonadota bacterium, one DNA window encodes the following:
- a CDS encoding type II toxin-antitoxin system HicA family toxin, translated as MNANELRRWLRKRGCSFHTHKGGSGHVTVRLRDRKTQLPMHGGSKELGRKLVAKIKKDLGLD; from the coding sequence ATGAACGCAAACGAACTTCGTAGATGGCTCAGGAAAAGAGGATGTTCGTTTCACACGCATAAGGGCGGGAGTGGTCACGTAACAGTTCGTTTGCGGGATCGGAAAACCCAGTTGCCTATGCATGGTGGAAGCAAGGAACTTGGGCGGAAACTGGTGGCAAAGATCAAAAAAGACTTGGGGTTGGATTGA
- a CDS encoding type II toxin-antitoxin system HicB family antitoxin yields the protein MLKYPVILERDDNTVLVTSPDFPELNTFGMDREEAIARATDAMEEAIAARIHDGLDIPLPSKGRDVTVLPTLTAVKVMLYRGMKEQGVGKAELARRLGWHLPQVDRVLDVQHNSRMDQMDAAMGAIGRHLVVRDSLR from the coding sequence ATGCTCAAGTATCCTGTGATTCTCGAAAGAGACGATAACACCGTACTTGTCACATCCCCCGATTTTCCTGAACTCAATACGTTCGGCATGGATCGGGAGGAGGCGATCGCCCGCGCAACCGACGCAATGGAGGAGGCGATCGCAGCCCGCATTCATGACGGCCTGGATATCCCTTTGCCGTCAAAGGGCCGGGACGTCACCGTGCTGCCTACGCTCACTGCCGTCAAGGTGATGTTGTACCGGGGTATGAAAGAACAGGGCGTAGGCAAGGCGGAACTGGCCCGACGCCTTGGCTGGCACCTTCCGCAGGTAGACCGGGTACTGGACGTGCAGCACAACTCACGCATGGACCAGATGGACGCGGCCATGGGTGCTATAGGGCGACACCTGGTCGTACGGGATTCCCTTCGTTAG